A stretch of Geotrypetes seraphini chromosome 2, aGeoSer1.1, whole genome shotgun sequence DNA encodes these proteins:
- the LOC117354899 gene encoding uncharacterized protein LOC117354899, whose amino-acid sequence TKLEQRPHVEVNIYWKSGEQKVQALVDTGAEASIIYGNPKKFRGPRIQISGLGGKIIQAVQTKLRLKIGQLPIREYTVLITEIPEYIIGIDILKGLTLQLSDGIYSFGKSPAIPIRSVVVGKLPVPIVVPISTKIVNMKQYRIPGGHEEITNTIQDLVKAGVIKTVTSAFNNPVWPVHKADGSWRMTVDYRELNKHTPPLSAAVPDMITLVEQIQSRTGTWYAVIDLANAFFSIPIVEQCQEQFAFTWQGRQYTFTRLPQGYLHSPTFCHKIIAEHLDNCTLPEGVELSHYIDDILIQGNTEKEVADALALVVETMRQAGWEINPKKVQGPAQTVVFLGIKWSKGCREVIEKVKQKIVNFPSPQSKKQTQAFIGLFGFWRQHIPHLGQILSPLYKITRKKYDFVWTELEEQAFQRAKEAIQQAMNLWPLKEGPVELQVSVQERYANWSLWQKQAGRRVPLGFWNRTLPETGTRYTPFERQLLACYWALVATEQLTIGHEVMIRPEIPIMTWIMSDPKTHRIGHAQEQSIIKWKWYIQQRAKSGLHGVTMLHEKVFNVPTEDTPLQVDDICESPIRWGKTYQELTETQQQHTWFTDGSSKYQGQLRHWKGVSFNPVTKQLLTTTGKGESSQYAELYAVWQAIRLEQGQQCHIFTDSWAVANGMTTWMMKWKKDNWTIHNKEVWGARLWQDILEWANTTVITVYHVDAHVVKDTLDTVFNSVADSASKLTETELAEEQNSSTPHVVVMETDVASEMAMATWAHQKSGHLGEKGTIRWAHDRGIHCTVDMVKTVISNCHLCKLALTSAQQMPPILGKIARGRLPGQIWQIDYIGPLPLSKGCQYVCTMVDTYSGLLVAYPCRKANQENTIRALGLITLYYGHPLEIQSDRGTHFTGNMIRDWINDNNVQWRLHVAYHPQASGLIERMNGLLKTQLKRLGYQSLRRWREHLTEALQILNNRPIASHTTPLNRMLYSTLEASDKICTLQFWTVRPGVQLPIRATDGSAGLDVYCPNECKLDPQIVKPIQTGLGVLIPKGYYGQICPQSSLALKGVTIMGGVIDSDYRGEIGILLLNLGKEAIILQKGDRVAQLITIAIKMEAPQLIDKPLHHYGRSEPGFGAANVIKAGMRIWWKKPLQPIVGATVIAAGKDSIVQILVDGYERPIFAPRDQCFRRE is encoded by the coding sequence accaaattagaacagcgtccacATGTCGAGGTAAATATCTAttggaaatctggggagcaaaaggtacaagctctAGTGGACACTGGGGCGGAGGCATCTATTATATATGGGAACCCTAAAAAATTTCGGGGCCCTAGAAtacaaatatcaggattgggggggaaaattatacaagcagtacagacaaaactgagattaaaaattggacaattaccaatccGGGAGTATACTGTACTGATCACTGAGATTCCCGAGTATATAATAGGGATAGATATCCTGAAAGGACTAACCTTACAGCTTTCTGATGGAATTTATAGTTTTGGCAAATCACCAGCCATTCCTATAAGATCAGTAGTGGTGGGAAAATTACCTGTTCCAATAGTAGTACCAATCTCcacaaaaattgtaaacatgaaaCAATATCGCATTCCGGGAGGGCATGAAGAAATTACCAATACAATACAGGATTTGGTGAAAGCGGGAGTAATAAAAACAGTTACCTCCGCCTTCAATAATCCTGTATGGCCCGTCCATAAGGCGGATGGAAGTTGGAGAATGACAGTAGATTACCGAGAATTGAATAAACACACGCCACCTTTAAGTGCCGCTGTTCCCGATATGATAACACTGGTTGAACAAATTCAATCACGAACTGGTACTTGGTATGCAGTTATTGATTTAGCCAATGCATTTTTctctattcctatagtggagcaatgtcaggaacaatttgcattcacttggcaagggagacAATATACAtttaccagactaccacaagggtatttacatagtcccactttctgTCACAAGATTATAGCAGAGCATTTAGATAACTGTACCTTACCTGAAGGAGTAGAACTATCACactatattgatgacattttaATCCAGGGTAATACAGAAAAGGAAGTTGCAGATGCTTTGGCATTGGTAGTAGAAACAATGAGACAGGCTGGGTGGGAAATAAATCCAAAGAAAGTGCAGGGACCAGCACAAACAGTGGTATTTTTAGGAATTAAATGGTCAAAAGGGTGTCGAGAagtgatagagaaagttaaacagaaaattgtaaacttcccttctccccaaagtaagAAACAAACCCAGGCCTTTATTggcctttttggattctggaggcaacatattcCACACTTGGGGCAAATCCTGTCTCCTCTGTACAAAATCACAAGGAAAAAATATGATTTTGTCTGGACTGAACTCGAAGAGCAGGCTTTCCAGAGAGCAAAGGAAGCTATTCAGCAAGCCATGAATTTGTGGCCATTAAAGGAGGGTCCAGTAGAATTGCAAGTGAGTGTACAGGAGCGATATGCTAATTGGAGCCTATGGCAAAAGCAAGCTGGACGACGAGtgcctttgggattctggaataggACTCTCCCAGAAACTGGGACCCGATACACACCCTTTGAAAGACAGCTGCTAGCATGCTACTGGGCTTTGGTAGCAACAGAACAATTGACCATAGGACACGAAGTAATGATACGACCAGAAATACCCATTATGACATGGATCATGAGTGACCCAAAAACTCATCGTATTGGACATGCCCAGGAACAGAGTATCATAAAATGGAAATGGTACATCCAACAGAGGGCTAAGTCAGGCCTACATGGAGTAACGATGCTGCATGAAAAAGTATTTAATGTGCCCACAGAAGATACCCCATTGCAAGTGGACGACATATGTGAAAGTCCCATTCGGTGGGGAAAGACATATCAAGAACTAACTGAGACACAACAACAGCATACCTGGTTTACAGATGGTTCCTCCAAATACCAGGGTCAACTGAGACATTGGAAGGGCGTGTCCTTTAATCCAGTCACAAAGCAACTGCTAACAACCACTGGAAAAGGAGAGAGCTCACAATATGCTGAACTATATGCAGTGTGGCAGGCCATACGGCTAGAACAAGGACAACAATGCCATATCTTTACTGATTCATGGGCAGTAGCAAATGGAATGACAACTTGGATgatgaaatggaaaaaggacaattgGACAATTCATAATAAAGAAGTCTGGGGAGCCAGACTTTGGCAAGATATTCTGGAATGGGCCAATACTACCGTAATAACAGTGTACCATGTAGATGCACATGTGGTGAAAGATACGCTTGACACTGTTTTCAACTCTGTTGCAGATAGCGCATCCAAACTCACTGAAACAGAGTTGGCAGAAGAACAAAACTCTTCCACCCCGCACGTTGTGGTCATGGAAACAGATGTTGCTTCCGAAATGGCCATGGCAACATGGGCACATCAAAAGTCCGGACACCTTGGAGAGAAGGGAACTATTAGGTGGGCACATGATAGAGGAATACATTGTACTGTAGATATGGTAAAGACAGTAATCAGTAATTGTCATTTATGTAAACTAGCTCTCACATCAGCACAGCAGATGCCCCCAATTTTGGGGAAAATAGCCAGAGGCAGGCTACCAGGTCAGATTTGGCAAATAGATTATATAGGCCCTCTACCATTGTCTAAAGGATGTCAATATGTGTGTACCATGGTAGATACCTATTCAGGGTTGTTAGTGGCTTATCCTTGCCGGAAAGCCAATCAAGAAAACACAATTAGAGCATTAGGATTAATTACCTTATATTACGGACACCCTCTAGAAATACAGTCAGACAGGGGGACTCATTTTACAGGTAATATGATTAGGGATTGGATCAATGATAACAATGTTCAATGGAGACTACATGTAGCCTATCATCCACAAGCCTCAGGACTGATAGAAAGAATGAATGGATTATTAAAAACCCAATTAAAGAGATTAGGATATCAGTCATTGCGTAGGTGGAGGGAACATTTAACTGAAGCCTTACAAATTTTGAACAATAGACCCATAGCTTCACATACTACACCCCTGAATAGGATGCTGTATTCCACACTTGAAGCAAGTGACAAAATTTGTACCCTCCAGTTTTGGACTGTTAGACCAGGAGTACAGCTTCCTATAAGGGCCACTGATGGATCTGCTGGACTAGATGTATATTGCCCTAATGAATGCAAATTAGATCCACAAATAGTGAAACCTATTCAAACTGGTTTGGGGGTGCTTATTCCAAAGGGATATTATGGACAGATTTGTCCGCAATCAAGTTTGGCTCTTAAAGGTGTAACTATAATGGGGGGTGTCATTGATTCAGACTATCGGGGCGAAATTGGAATATTGTTATTAAACCTTGGAAAAGAAGCTATCATTCTCCAAAAGGGGGATCGTGTTGCACAATTGATAACTATTGCAATTAAAATGGAAGCTCCACAGTTAATTGATAAACCCCTGCACCATTATGGCCGAAGTGAACCAGGCTTTGGGGCAGCTAATGTAATTAAAGCTGGTATGAGAATCTGGTGGAAGAAACCACTCCAACCAATAGTAGGAGCCACCGTAATAGCTGCAGGGAAAGATAGTATTGTACAAATACTAGTGGATGGTTATGAACGTCCAATCTTCGCTCCTCGAGACCAATGTTTTAGGAGAGAATAA